The Oreochromis niloticus isolate F11D_XX unplaced genomic scaffold, O_niloticus_UMD_NMBU tig00008550_pilon, whole genome shotgun sequence DNA segment taGTATCTCGCCACATAAAAGCTCGAATAAGAGTTATAATTATTTAGATAACAAAGGCGAACCCACATTAAAGaatacacaaaaaataaaacacaacacaaaaaaacaacaccaatTGCCAAAGACTGAGGACCGGATGGCCTCAGCAGGTTGGACCGTCGTCCGATACGGGAAAAGGCGGAAGCTTTCCCGTAATCGTGACAACCAGCAGGGTGGGTTTCCTTCGGGAGGGATGGCCCGTGCATTTCCTGCCCCACAGAGGTGGCAGGCTCAGTCCTCTTCCCCTAACcctgtgctcagggtgaacctgctatcatctgtgaaaagcacagggcaccagtggTGGACCATTCTGGTATTCTACGGCAAATGCCAGACGGTGCTGGGCAGTCAGCAGAGGGTTGACAAGAGGAAGCTCTGTCCCCAGGCCACCATCATAAAGtcgtttgttgattgttgatcagaGACATTCATGTCAGTGGCCCCTTAATTTACCGTTCGAtctaccctcacctatagtcacgagctgtgggtagtgaccgaaagaacgagactgtgaatacaagcggcggaaatgagcttcctctgaagggtggctggcctctcccttagagataggctgagaagttcagccattcgggaggggcccAGAGtggagccgctgctcctccacatcgaaaggagccagttgaggtggttcgggcatctgacaaggatgtcccctgggcgcctcctgggtgaggttttccgggcatgtcccaccgggagatggccccggggcagacccaggacacgctggagagattatatctctcggctggcctgggaacgccttggtgtttccccggacaagctggaggaggtggctggggagagggaggtctgggcttctctgcttggggagatggatggatgggccttctgcaggtcattttgtagaactctggcaagtttcatcttgttcatctttgcacaaagcagcagatacCGGCCCTCCCCATCATTCGtaacatctggtttaaaaaaacaaagatggtgacaccgaaaatactcagtttgatgcctcagtgctttggaacttcccgtcgctgatgtggctatatctatccgaagtaatcagtctgtagtttgtatgctttttttcacctttctcccttccttcagagttgccatgatgaagaggatgacgatggagaagtgaagagttttgaagtaggtgatcaatcggtcttgaatcttccactagtctcctcaagtttttagcagtttcatttttagatggtctgcaatgatatgtgtcacctttctaacaaaggaaaaagagatggagaagcagaagctgttgtatcagcaggctcggctgcacgaccgtggcgctgctgagatggtgctccaaaccatcagtgctagtaaaggtaagtcttgcctatcgccccctactctttactgtaactcagcggtggcaaatatattatggcccttgtgatagaaccaggctgtccaatccctatgcctgcttactcattgatgtgttaaaagtaatttgttctgGATATGACTGTTTGGGAGCCTATTCTTAGATTCACCGTTTCACACTAATTCACAATTtgatgatatttgatgtttttatcacctgtgcaaagttgtacttggcaacagtttgtgtcttgctgtgcgtctgtttccttttgacacatttctaagtttgaacatttagtatgtatgcacagaggtgttgcttgatgagtacacacacagacattacaatatagaagtgtggtttaaagataaaaaaacaaaaacaaaaaccgattagttgtgaattaattttcccttttatggAGCAGAAAACGTTACTGGATGCTAGCTAATAGGCTACATTTGgatgtcaaatatttatagggggaaaaatggaaattatggatatgaaataaaatgtctctttgttgCTTAACCTGCAGGGTGTCAGGTCTCTGGCCCCTGGGAGAGTGAAGACCTGGACAGTTTGTCAGAGCTGGTCCAGGATATCCGTCTTTGCTCTCAGGCCCTCAACAAGCTGGACCGACAGACCTTGAAGCAGAGCTGGGACAGGACTCAGTCACACGGACACTTTCTCGACCGAAACTCCAAGTGCCTCCTCTCCGCCACCTCCACTTGAGGGTGGGAGGTGTGATGATGTCGGCAGAACTTTGCTTCTGATGTCTACTCTTTATCACTGACGGTGGATTTTGAGCCAGTGTTCATAATAAAAGTGgtcatttttataaacattttgtttagtgaggctacaccaaaaagaaacaagataaaaccaaaataaagtgacatgctgtccaccaacaatctgttgatagcttgtgttttatgcatttttgtctgccttatttatacatgtaaagcTCTGTATCTGTATAAAGAGTTTGTGTTAGTGTGCGAGAGGTTTTGTGTCGCAATTGGtcctgttttaataaataaataataaataaataaagtttcatttatatagcacctttcaagacagaatcacaaagtgctgcacataaaattacaagtcataaaaagatttaaaaagactaaataaaacaggcaaaaaattaaccaaaagcagttttaaaaaggtgagttttgagttgtgttttaaaaacagctactgagtccacagttcttaatgcttgggggagagagttccacagtctaggggccacagtggcaaaagctctatcacccttagtcctcctcttagtattttttttatagcaagtaagcccagatcagatgacctcaaagacctgctggggacataaggctgtagcagatcaaagatgtaggcaggtgccagtccatgcacagctctgtaggtcaagaccaggatcttaaaatcgactctaaatttaacaggaagccagtgtaactgagataacaacggtgtcacatgtgagtacttggaggattttgtcaaaagcctagctgcagcgttttgcacaacctgcagacgatccagagaacctttgctaagacacataaacagcgaattgcaataatccaagcgtgacgagataaatgcatgtatagcaatctccagttcagatcgagataaattcgggcttagcctagccacatttcttgaatgataaaaacaagaccgaaccagagatttcacatgcccatccaatgtgaaactggagtcaaaggtgacacctaaattcctgacagaggatttaacatagagtgagggaggaccaagggctttcactatctgcgataggaatctatcaggggcgcatacgaggactttggttttcccctcgttgagctggaggaaatttgcagccgtcctacgtttgatcaaatctaagcaatcattcagacgctgaagcttagataaatcctcgggcataaaagaaatgtacaactgaatatcatcagcataacaatgataagaaatgtcctcaaaagagcccattatatgctggaggggaagaagataaattaaaaacaataaaggccccaaaactgacccttgagggacaccataagtaagggaggtagaggatgacctaaaatcggagactgccacagaaaaggatcggtgatggagataagaggagaaccactctaatgcagttccagatacaccaacccattttttcagcctttcaatgaggatgtgatggtcagctgtgtcgaaagctgatgtgaggtccaacatgagtagaacagagcattttcctgcatcattatccatcaagatatcacttgagaccctaagaagagctgtctccgtggaatgaaactgacgaaaaccggactgaaacttatcgtaaatgccatgtttatctagagctgccataagttgcttattatattttgtaggatttgatttaaaaaaacacaaacacaattaaagtaaccaacgatgctatacgttgacattgttctttcactgtaagaatcagcaggctatggtgaataatcacagcgattttcaggtctctgaagaaatctatctaggagctatgacagtgtaaagacaccctgcaattttaaatgtgcggcgacatttgaatgaggcgcgtaccagtagagggagccaacgcaccacgaatggtgcacagccacagatgagctttgtgtcatttatttgtgacatgcaggattgtccgcaaagaaatgtggataagttgtaaatcaaaagctaaagagctcattgcagctgtcattttcactgaagtctccatagactttgaatggggacttttctgactttgtgttgcttggaggccatttgcgagaaaacggcaactcctgcgataatgacggtggcattttgtgaaaggcaagaaaaatacctacgttttgatgtataatttgtgttaatgaaggcaaaattgagcgtttgttcagacgtgaagaagagattgagaaagCGACAATGCCTGGCGTGTTTGGCGGTGGGTAGCAAGGCTAAGAAGCAATATTGAGGTAAAAGTTGAGGGATTTTGGGACAGCggtaaaaaggc contains these protein-coding regions:
- the LOC112845678 gene encoding tonsoku-like protein, producing the protein MVLQTISASKGCQVSGPWESEDLDSLSELVQDIRLCSQALNKLDRQTLKQSWDRTQSHGHFLDRNSKCLLSATST